In Panicum virgatum strain AP13 chromosome 4N, P.virgatum_v5, whole genome shotgun sequence, a single window of DNA contains:
- the LOC120670107 gene encoding uncharacterized protein LOC120670107 isoform X1, which translates to MVDPVWEHGEKRGNGWKCNYCHQQRNGGGATRLKEHLAQRGKDAKDCPSVPLEVKTFFNRELDRIRGKRMERERSKMRADEAARSSYVHLEDEEDDPDMQEALHQSRQEFQFQQKAGPRYERGGGSGSGGGPRLTRSQTQIPQRLRDFHLATVSGPRQSRIDTGPWTNKGRSAKERVGKAWAKALHALGIPGRKVDDPYFRVAIIETQNQGVGVQLPTGKEIDGKYLDATITEIEKEIEKWKEEWPQHGLTIMCDSWTGVSRNSVVNFLIYSNGMMYFWKSVDATGVVQDHAFLLTEIKKIVRDVGPENVVQIVTDNGSNFKKACALLHEEYNHIVWQPCLAHTINLMLKDIGKWPEHDAMIKSAQRICSWMYNSNSLHAMMSKAIGGELVKWNATRFGTNYMFLETFLRKKDQFMAWMVSPEFRNSRHFKSPEGQYAFRSLTALDWWNAMQSVIDDVEPLYIFLRFADHDKTPTLGEVLMEYQNTRQTYASKFAHDEARFRKITNDIIARRLVTVMMGTYVQAACTLHPYVNYVSGVTDGVLGDMKRGMEMMFDTTRATKALQEYEYFRRKYGEFGSDLAIRMAMDRSTSPASWWSMFGSDTPTLQRAAMRLLSQCVSSSGCERNWSTFAFIHTKLRNRMGHKKLHKLVFVNYNLRLRIQRAKATPEPSDFDPIAGMMDLSLYRQQSAIRKWMELGRSNAAPALDEDSDLSDTPVPSTIVTDIARDIPELRNLDVREWAEETVGDTHVGKRKTRVGPSDRQRKKGKRQDDIEEEEFRTDDSTPDPSVGDDDDHDDGGDDSSTDASDDGIGSGGYVGGGGGGDDVVGGGEGMRFTGESQFTHATQDTDHGAPSSQRQTRSSARHSIPHDDDSSSSVNTDYTYPHYPYDQPYAYPSSHRVPYLPPPYVGYTSTNMQDAYNVQAQGYATYGAYGAYGAYGAYGNSSYQQDETEE; encoded by the exons ATGGTGGATCCGGTGTGGGAGCATGGAGAGAAGAGAGGTAATGGATGGAAGTGCAACTATTGCCATCAACAGAGGAATGGGGGAGGAGCAACAAGGCTTAAGGAGCATTTGGCGCAACGTGGGAAGGATGCGAAGGACTGTCCTTCGGTCCCTCTTGAAGTGAAGACGTTTTTTAACCGTGAGCTTGACAGGATCAGAGGCAAAAGGATGGAAAGGGAGCGGTCAAAGATGAGGGCCGATGAGGCAGCTAGAAGTAGTTATGTGCACTTggaagatgaggaagatgatCCAGATATGCAAGAGGCCCTACATCAATCACGTCAGGAGTTTCAATTTCAGCAGAAGGCCGGTCCACGGTATGAGAGGGGTGGTGGCTCTGGTTCAGGAGGTGGCCCAAGATTGACGAGGAGTCAGACACAGATCCCTCAAAGACTTAGAGATTTCCACCTAGCGACCGTCTCTGGACCGCGGCAGTCAAGGATAGATACTGGACCATGGACCAACAAGGGTAGGAGTGCGAAGGAAAGGGTGGGAAAAGCTTGGGCAAAGGCACTGCATGCACTTGGTATACCTGGTAGGAAAGTGGATGACCCCTatttcagggtagccatcatagAGACACAAAACCAAG GAGTTGGTGTCCAGCTGCCAACTGGCAAGGAGATAGATGGCAAGTACTTGGACGCTACTATAACTGAGATTGAAAAGGAGATAGAGAAGTGGAAGGAAGAGTGGCCACAACATGGTCTGACAATTATGTGTGATTCTTGGACCGGTGTAAGTCGTAACAGTGTCGTCAACTTCTTAATTTATAGCAATGGGATGATGTACTTTTGGAAGTCTGTCGATGCAACTGGTGTGGTTCAAGACCATGCATTCTTGCTAACG GAGATCAAAAAAATTGTACGTGATGTTGGGCCCGAAAATGTTGTGCAGATTGTCACAGATAATGGCTCAAACTTCAAGAAGGCATGTGCGTTGTTGCATGAGGAGTACAACCATATCGTGTGGCAGCCATGTCTTGCACACACCATCAACCTCATGTTGAAGGATATAGGGAAATGGCCTGAGCACGATGCAATGATCAAAAGTGCCCAGAGGATATGCAGCTGGATGTACAATTCAAACAGTCTACATGCCATGATGAGTAAAGCCATAGGAGGTGAGTTGGTTAAATGGAATGCAACTAGATTTGGCACCAATTACATGTTTCTAGAGACCTTTTTGAGGAAGAAGGATCAATTCATGGCATGGATGGTGTCTCCAGAATTCAGAAATTCACGCCATTTCAAGTCACCTGAAGGTCAGTATGCATTTCGGTCTCTCACAGCACTTGACTGGTGGAATGCCATGCAGAGTGTTATTGATGATGTTGAGCCTCTATACATTTTTTTGAGATTTGCTGATCATGACAAGACTCCAACTTTGGGAGAAGTGCTCATGGAATATCAAAACACAAGGCAAACATATGCAAGCAAATTTGCTCATGATGAGGCCCGTTTTCGAAAGATCACAAATGATATCATCGCTCGAAGGCTGGTTACTGTGATGATGGGCACATATGTGCAAGCTGCTTGTACACTCCATCCATATGTCAATTATGTAAGTGGAGTGACGGACGGTGTACTGGGAGATATGAAGAGGGGGATGGAAATGATGTTTGACACAACCAGAGCGACCAAAGCACTTCAGGAGTATGAGTACTTCAGGAGGAAGTATGGAGAATTTGGGAGCGACTTAGCTATTAGGATGGCAATGGATCGCTCCACCTCGCCAGCTAGTTGGTGGTCTATGTTTGGATCAGATACACCAACACTTCAGAGGGCAGCGATGCGTCTACTCTCACAATGTGTGTCCTCAAGTGGATGTGAAAGAAATTGGAGTACGTTTGCCTTCATCCATACAAAGCTACGCAATAGGATGGGTCACAAGAAGCTCCACAAATTGGTGTTtgtcaactacaaccttcgGCTTCGTATCCAGCGTGCTAAAGCCACACCTGAGCCAAGTGACTTCGATCCTATTGCCGGTATGATGGACCTCTCATTGTATAGGCAACAATCAGCTATTCGCAAGTGGATGGAGCTAGGGAGGTCCAATGCAGCGCCGGCTTTGGATGAGGATTCTGATTTAAGTGACACCCCAGTTCCTAGCACCATCGTTACAGATATTGCACGTGATATTCCAGAGCTACGGAATTTGGATGTACGTGAATGGGCAGAAGAGACTGTTGGTGACACACATGTTGGTAAGAGAAAGACACGTGTTGGACCATCGGATCGGCaaaggaagaaaggaaaaagacaGGATGACATTGAAGAGGAAGAATTTAGAACAGATGACAGCACACCTGATCCTAGTGtcggtgatgatgatgatcatgATGATGGGGGTGACGACAGCAGCACCGATGCTAGTGATGATGGGATTGGCAGTGGGGGATATGTaggcggaggtggcgggggTGATGATGTAGTTGGAGGTGGAGAGGGTATGAGGTTTACCGGGGAGAGCCAGTTCACTCATGCCACACAAGATACGGATCATGGTGCACCTAGCTCACAACGACAGACTAGAAGCAGTGCACGTCATTCTATTCCCCATGATGATGATAGCTCTAGCTCAGTGAACACAGACTATACTTATCCACACTATCCATATGACCAACCATATGCATATCCATCATCACATCGAGTACCCTATTTGCCACCCCCCTATGTTGGCTATACAAGCACCAACATGCAAGATGCTTACAATGTGCAG GCTCAAGGATATGCGACATATGGTGCCTATGGCGCATATGGGGCCTATGGAGCCTATGGCAATAGCTCATATCAACAGGATGAGACTGAAGAATAA
- the LOC120670286 gene encoding probable sulfate transporter 3.4 codes for MVVNNKVDSLSYDVEAPPQGGAAAAAAAPPPAPPARHHAPAPPAVREGAAVLELHKVSLPERRSTARALRQRLAEVFFPDDPLHQFKNQSSARRLVLALQYFFPIFQWGSAYSPRLLRSDLVAGLTIASLAIPQGISYAKLANLPPIIGLYSSFVPPLIYSLLGSSRDLAVGPVSIASLVMGSMLREAVSPDEEPILYLQVAFTSTFFAGVFQASLGFLRLGFIVDFLSKATLTGFMGGAAIIVSLQQLKGLLGIVHFTSHMGFVDVMRSVFKRHDEWEWQTITMGTAFLAILLFTRQISARNPKLFWISAGAPLTSVIISTILSFIWKSHSISVIGILPRGVNPPSANMLTFSGSYVALTIKTGIMTGILSLTEGIAVGRTFASINNYQVDGNKEMMAIGIMNMAGSCASCYVTTGSFSRSAVNYSAGCKTAVSNIVMAAAVLVTLLFLMPLFHYTPNVILSAIIITAVVGLIDVRGAAKLWKVDKLDFLACMAAFLGVLLVSVQMGLAVAVGISLFKILLQVTRPNMVVKGLVPGTQSYRSVAQYREAVRVPAFLIVGVESAIYFANSMYLVERVMRFLRDEEERALKANQASIRCVVLDMSAVAAIDTSGLDALSELKKVLEKRNIELVLANPVGSVAERMFNSAVGELFGSERLFFSVAEAVAAGACKAQP; via the exons ATGGTGGTGAACAACAAGGTGGACAGCCTGTCCTACGACGTCGAGGCGCCGCcccagggcggcgccgcggcggctgcggcggcgccaccgccggcgccgccggctcggcaccacgcgcccgcgccgcccgcggtgcgggagggcgcggcggtgctGGAGCTGCACAAGGTGTCGCTGCCGGAGCGCcggtcgacggcgagggcgctgcGGCAGCGCCTGGCGGAGGTGTTCTTCCCCGACGACCCGCTGCACCAGTTCAAGAACCAGTCCTCGGCGCGGCGCCTCGTGCTGGCGCTCCAGTACTTCTTCCCCATCTTCCAGTGGGGCTCCGCCTACagcccccgcctcctccgctccgacctcgtcgccggcctcACCATTGCCAGCCTCGCCATCCCGCAG GGAATCAGCTACGCCAAGCTCGCCAACCTGCCCCCAATCATCGGCCTAT ATTCCAGCTTCGTGCCGCCGCTGATCTACTCGCTGCTGGGGAGCTCGCGGGACCTGGCCGTGGGGCCGGTGTCCATCGCGTCGCTGGTGATGGGGTCCATGCTCCGGGAGGCCGTCTCGCCGGACGAGGAACCCATCCTGTACCTGCAGGTCGCCTTCACCTCCACCTTCTTCGCCGGCGTCTTCCAGGCGTCCCTCGGCTTCCTCAG GCTGGGCTTCATCGTGGACTTCCTGTCCAAGGCGACGCTGACCGGCTTCATGGGCGGCGCGGCCATCATCGTGTCGCTGCAGCAGCTCAAGGGCCTGCTCGGCATCGTCCACTTCACCTCCCACATGGGCTTCGTCGACGTCATGCGCTCCGTCTTCAAGCGCCACGACGAG TGGGAATGGCAGACCATCACCATGGGCACCGCCTTCCTCGCCATCCTCCTCTTCACTCGCCAAATC AGTGCGAGGAATCCAAAACTTTTCTGGATATCAGCAGGTGCTCCCCTGACCTCTGTGATTATCTCCACCATCCTCTCCTTCATCTGGAAATCCCATAGCATCAGCGTT ATTGGCATCCTCCCCAGGGGAGTGAACCCTCCTTCAGCTAACATGCTCACCTTCAGCGGCTCCTACGTGGCGCTGACGATCAAGACCGGGATCATGACAGGAATCTTGTCCCTAACT GAAGGGATTGCAGTAGGCAGGACGTTCGCGTCGATCAACAACTACCAGGTGGACGGCAACAAGGAGATGATGGCCATCGGGATCATGAACATGGCCGGCTCCTGCGCGTCCTGCTACGTCACCACCGGCTCCTTCTCCCGGTCGGCGGTGAACTACAGCGCCGGCTGCAAGACGGCGGTGTCCAACAtcgtgatggcggcggcggtgctggtgaCGCTGCTGTTCCTGATGCCGCTGTTCCACTACACCCCGAACGTGATCCTATCGGCGATCATCATCACGGCGGTGGTCGGCCTGATCGACGTCCGCGGCGCCGCCAAGCTTTGGAAGGTGGACAAGCTCGACTTCCTGGCGTGCATGGCGGCGTTCCTCGGCGTGCTCCTCGTGTCCGTCCAGATggggctcgccgtcgccgtcggcatCTCGCTGTTCAAGATCCTGCTGCAGGTGACGCGCCCCAACATGGTGGTCAAGGGCCTCGTCCCCGGGACGCAGAGCTACCGCAGCGTGGCGCAGTACAGGGAGGCCGTCCGGGTGCCGGCGTTCCTCATCGTCGGCGTCGAGTCGGCGATCTACTTCGCCAACTCCATGTACCTCGTCGAGAGGGTCATGCGCTTCCTCCGGGACGAGGAGGAGAGGGCGCTCAAGGCCAACCAGGCCTCCATCAGATGCGTCGTCCTCGACATGAGCG CCGTCGCGGCGATCGACACCAGCGGTCTCGACGCGCTGTCGGAGCTGAAGAAAGTCTTGGAAAAAAGAAACATCGAG CTGGTGCTTGCCAACCCGGTCGGGTCCGTTGCCGAGAGGATGTTCAACTCGGCGGTGGGCGAGCTGTTCGGGTCGGAGCGCCTGTTCTTCAGCGTAGCGGAGGCCGTCGCGGCGGGGGCGTGCAAGGCGCAGCCCTGA
- the LOC120670107 gene encoding uncharacterized protein LOC120670107 isoform X2: protein MVDPVWEHGEKRGNGWKCNYCHQQRNGGGATRLKEHLAQRGKDAKDCPSVPLEVKTFFNRELDRIRGKRMERERSKMRADEAARSSYVHLEDEEDDPDMQEALHQSRQEFQFQQKAGPRYERGGGSGSGGGPRLTRSQTQIPQRLRDFHLATVSGPRQSRIDTGPWTNKGRSAKERVGKAWAKALHALGIPGRKVDDPYFRVAIIETQNQGVGVQLPTGKEIDGKYLDATITEIEKEIEKWKEEWPQHGLTIMCDSWTGVSRNSVVNFLIYSNGMMYFWKSVDATGVVQDHAFLLTEIKKIVRDVGPENVVQIVTDNGSNFKKACALLHEEYNHIVWQPCLAHTINLMLKDIGKWPEHDAMIKSAQRICSWMYNSNSLHAMMSKAIGGELVKWNATRFGTNYMFLETFLRKKDQFMAWMVSPEFRNSRHFKSPEGQYAFRSLTALDWWNAMQSVIDDVEPLYIFLRFADHDKTPTLGEVLMEYQNTRQTYVQAACTLHPYVNYVSGVTDGVLGDMKRGMEMMFDTTRATKALQEYEYFRRKYGEFGSDLAIRMAMDRSTSPASWWSMFGSDTPTLQRAAMRLLSQCVSSSGCERNWSTFAFIHTKLRNRMGHKKLHKLVFVNYNLRLRIQRAKATPEPSDFDPIAGMMDLSLYRQQSAIRKWMELGRSNAAPALDEDSDLSDTPVPSTIVTDIARDIPELRNLDVREWAEETVGDTHVGKRKTRVGPSDRQRKKGKRQDDIEEEEFRTDDSTPDPSVGDDDDHDDGGDDSSTDASDDGIGSGGYVGGGGGGDDVVGGGEGMRFTGESQFTHATQDTDHGAPSSQRQTRSSARHSIPHDDDSSSSVNTDYTYPHYPYDQPYAYPSSHRVPYLPPPYVGYTSTNMQDAYNVQAQGYATYGAYGAYGAYGAYGNSSYQQDETEE, encoded by the exons ATGGTGGATCCGGTGTGGGAGCATGGAGAGAAGAGAGGTAATGGATGGAAGTGCAACTATTGCCATCAACAGAGGAATGGGGGAGGAGCAACAAGGCTTAAGGAGCATTTGGCGCAACGTGGGAAGGATGCGAAGGACTGTCCTTCGGTCCCTCTTGAAGTGAAGACGTTTTTTAACCGTGAGCTTGACAGGATCAGAGGCAAAAGGATGGAAAGGGAGCGGTCAAAGATGAGGGCCGATGAGGCAGCTAGAAGTAGTTATGTGCACTTggaagatgaggaagatgatCCAGATATGCAAGAGGCCCTACATCAATCACGTCAGGAGTTTCAATTTCAGCAGAAGGCCGGTCCACGGTATGAGAGGGGTGGTGGCTCTGGTTCAGGAGGTGGCCCAAGATTGACGAGGAGTCAGACACAGATCCCTCAAAGACTTAGAGATTTCCACCTAGCGACCGTCTCTGGACCGCGGCAGTCAAGGATAGATACTGGACCATGGACCAACAAGGGTAGGAGTGCGAAGGAAAGGGTGGGAAAAGCTTGGGCAAAGGCACTGCATGCACTTGGTATACCTGGTAGGAAAGTGGATGACCCCTatttcagggtagccatcatagAGACACAAAACCAAG GAGTTGGTGTCCAGCTGCCAACTGGCAAGGAGATAGATGGCAAGTACTTGGACGCTACTATAACTGAGATTGAAAAGGAGATAGAGAAGTGGAAGGAAGAGTGGCCACAACATGGTCTGACAATTATGTGTGATTCTTGGACCGGTGTAAGTCGTAACAGTGTCGTCAACTTCTTAATTTATAGCAATGGGATGATGTACTTTTGGAAGTCTGTCGATGCAACTGGTGTGGTTCAAGACCATGCATTCTTGCTAACG GAGATCAAAAAAATTGTACGTGATGTTGGGCCCGAAAATGTTGTGCAGATTGTCACAGATAATGGCTCAAACTTCAAGAAGGCATGTGCGTTGTTGCATGAGGAGTACAACCATATCGTGTGGCAGCCATGTCTTGCACACACCATCAACCTCATGTTGAAGGATATAGGGAAATGGCCTGAGCACGATGCAATGATCAAAAGTGCCCAGAGGATATGCAGCTGGATGTACAATTCAAACAGTCTACATGCCATGATGAGTAAAGCCATAGGAGGTGAGTTGGTTAAATGGAATGCAACTAGATTTGGCACCAATTACATGTTTCTAGAGACCTTTTTGAGGAAGAAGGATCAATTCATGGCATGGATGGTGTCTCCAGAATTCAGAAATTCACGCCATTTCAAGTCACCTGAAGGTCAGTATGCATTTCGGTCTCTCACAGCACTTGACTGGTGGAATGCCATGCAGAGTGTTATTGATGATGTTGAGCCTCTATACATTTTTTTGAGATTTGCTGATCATGACAAGACTCCAACTTTGGGAGAAGTGCTCATGGAATATCAAAACACAAGGCAAAC ATATGTGCAAGCTGCTTGTACACTCCATCCATATGTCAATTATGTAAGTGGAGTGACGGACGGTGTACTGGGAGATATGAAGAGGGGGATGGAAATGATGTTTGACACAACCAGAGCGACCAAAGCACTTCAGGAGTATGAGTACTTCAGGAGGAAGTATGGAGAATTTGGGAGCGACTTAGCTATTAGGATGGCAATGGATCGCTCCACCTCGCCAGCTAGTTGGTGGTCTATGTTTGGATCAGATACACCAACACTTCAGAGGGCAGCGATGCGTCTACTCTCACAATGTGTGTCCTCAAGTGGATGTGAAAGAAATTGGAGTACGTTTGCCTTCATCCATACAAAGCTACGCAATAGGATGGGTCACAAGAAGCTCCACAAATTGGTGTTtgtcaactacaaccttcgGCTTCGTATCCAGCGTGCTAAAGCCACACCTGAGCCAAGTGACTTCGATCCTATTGCCGGTATGATGGACCTCTCATTGTATAGGCAACAATCAGCTATTCGCAAGTGGATGGAGCTAGGGAGGTCCAATGCAGCGCCGGCTTTGGATGAGGATTCTGATTTAAGTGACACCCCAGTTCCTAGCACCATCGTTACAGATATTGCACGTGATATTCCAGAGCTACGGAATTTGGATGTACGTGAATGGGCAGAAGAGACTGTTGGTGACACACATGTTGGTAAGAGAAAGACACGTGTTGGACCATCGGATCGGCaaaggaagaaaggaaaaagacaGGATGACATTGAAGAGGAAGAATTTAGAACAGATGACAGCACACCTGATCCTAGTGtcggtgatgatgatgatcatgATGATGGGGGTGACGACAGCAGCACCGATGCTAGTGATGATGGGATTGGCAGTGGGGGATATGTaggcggaggtggcgggggTGATGATGTAGTTGGAGGTGGAGAGGGTATGAGGTTTACCGGGGAGAGCCAGTTCACTCATGCCACACAAGATACGGATCATGGTGCACCTAGCTCACAACGACAGACTAGAAGCAGTGCACGTCATTCTATTCCCCATGATGATGATAGCTCTAGCTCAGTGAACACAGACTATACTTATCCACACTATCCATATGACCAACCATATGCATATCCATCATCACATCGAGTACCCTATTTGCCACCCCCCTATGTTGGCTATACAAGCACCAACATGCAAGATGCTTACAATGTGCAG GCTCAAGGATATGCGACATATGGTGCCTATGGCGCATATGGGGCCTATGGAGCCTATGGCAATAGCTCATATCAACAGGATGAGACTGAAGAATAA